A window from Chitinophagales bacterium encodes these proteins:
- a CDS encoding adenylate kinase, producing the protein MFNLILFGPPGSGKGTQSQKIVETYQLVHISTGDLLREEKSKQSALGLEAQKYMDQGLLVPDEVVIGMISGKLDETPDARGFIFDGFPRTKEQAEALDKLLEFKETPIDLVISLDVPEEELVKRLVNRGLTSGRSDDNEEVITKRIKEYHAKTAIVASHYDAFGKLVKLKGDGDIESTFKLIAQNIDKFLQPA; encoded by the coding sequence ATGTTTAATCTGATTTTATTTGGCCCTCCCGGGAGTGGCAAGGGTACCCAATCACAGAAAATAGTAGAAACTTATCAACTGGTGCATATTTCCACCGGCGACCTGCTACGAGAGGAAAAAAGCAAACAAAGTGCTTTAGGGCTGGAAGCACAGAAGTATATGGACCAGGGATTGCTGGTGCCTGACGAAGTAGTAATAGGTATGATAAGTGGTAAACTGGATGAAACTCCTGATGCACGTGGTTTTATCTTCGATGGCTTTCCGCGTACCAAAGAGCAGGCAGAAGCATTGGATAAACTGCTGGAGTTTAAAGAAACGCCCATCGACCTGGTAATATCTCTTGATGTGCCGGAAGAGGAATTGGTGAAACGTTTAGTGAACCGTGGACTTACCTCCGGCCGTAGCGACGATAATGAAGAGGTGATCACCAAGCGTATCAAAGAGTATCATGCTAAAACAGCAATAGTTGCCAGCCATTATGATGCTTTTGGTAAACTGGTGAAACTGAAAGGTGATGGTGATATTGAAAGCACTTTCAAACTCATTGCACAGAACATCGATAAATTTTTGCAACCCGCATAG
- the obgE gene encoding GTPase ObgE, which yields MEKGNFVDYIRVFCRSGKGGAGSSHFARTKFNPQAGPDGGDGGRGGHVILRGNAQLWTLLHLRYRKNILAKDGVNGSKNKCTGAEGEDVIIEVPLGTIGIDEETGETEVEILEDGQEVIWLAGGRGGLGNSNFATATNQAPEYAQPGEMGVEGWKLLELKILADVGLVGFPNAGKSTLLSTISAAKPKIANYAFTTLTPQLGMVPYRDERSFCMADLPGIIEGAAEGKGLGHRFLRHIERNAALLFLIPADSDDHAKEYKILLNELEQFNPELLNKRRIIAISKSDMLDDELKEAIEETLPKDVPHIFISSVANQGITQLKDMIWEALTAEDE from the coding sequence GTGGAAAAAGGAAACTTCGTTGATTATATCCGCGTCTTTTGCCGTTCAGGAAAAGGCGGGGCAGGTAGCTCGCACTTCGCACGCACCAAATTCAACCCCCAGGCGGGGCCTGATGGTGGCGACGGTGGACGTGGCGGACATGTAATCCTCAGGGGTAATGCACAGCTATGGACATTACTCCATTTACGTTATCGTAAGAATATCCTGGCCAAAGACGGCGTAAATGGAAGTAAGAATAAATGCACCGGTGCAGAGGGCGAGGATGTGATCATTGAAGTGCCATTGGGAACTATCGGTATTGATGAAGAAACCGGTGAAACAGAAGTAGAGATACTGGAAGACGGCCAGGAAGTGATATGGCTGGCAGGTGGACGTGGTGGATTAGGCAATAGCAATTTTGCTACAGCTACCAACCAGGCGCCTGAATATGCACAGCCCGGCGAAATGGGTGTGGAAGGCTGGAAGCTGCTTGAGTTGAAAATTCTGGCAGACGTGGGTCTTGTCGGTTTCCCGAATGCCGGTAAATCAACACTGCTTTCTACAATCAGTGCCGCTAAACCCAAGATAGCCAACTACGCATTTACCACACTTACACCTCAACTGGGCATGGTGCCTTACCGCGATGAGCGTTCGTTTTGCATGGCCGACCTTCCGGGTATCATTGAAGGGGCTGCGGAAGGTAAGGGACTGGGACATCGTTTCCTCAGACATATTGAAAGGAATGCAGCATTGTTGTTCCTCATACCTGCAGATAGTGATGACCACGCCAAAGAGTATAAAATATTGCTGAATGAGCTGGAACAGTTCAACCCTGAACTGCTCAATAAGCGCCGCATAATTGCTATAAGCAAAAGTGATATGCTGGATGATGAACTGAAAGAAGCCATCGAGGAAACACTTCCTAAAGATGTTCCGCATATATTCATATCATCGGTAGCCAACCAGGGCATTACTCAATTGAAAGACATGATCTGGGAAGCGCTTACCGCTGAGGATGAGTAA